A genomic segment from Salvia splendens isolate huo1 chromosome 13, SspV2, whole genome shotgun sequence encodes:
- the LOC121760093 gene encoding galactan beta-1,4-galactosyltransferase GALS1-like: MKKDGALPPLATAKIFLCFETKSFLATLLGLTLVVVVWNLQPYHDNILSTTGCAAASPPIRSSPLLDPNKRTFEAYGSAAALFVQMGAYRGGPATFAVVGLASKPTHVFGKPWYKCEWVPNNGNASIRAKAYKMLPDWGYGRAYTVVVVNCTFAQNPNADNSGGKLMIYAYYGESPRRYEKFTALEEAAGGYDESDYKPPYKYDYLYCGSSLYGNLNASRMREWMAYHAWFFGAKSHFVLHDAGGVSAAVKAVLEPWIRAGRVTLQDIRAQAEYDGYYYNQFLVVNDCLHRHRYAANWTFYFDVDEYIHLPDGTALESVLKDFSNNTQFTIEQNAMSSSLCLNDPSRDYSREWGFEKLQFRDSRSRIRRDRKYAIQAKNAYATGVHMSENVAGGTLHKTESRIRYYHYHNTITVHEELCRNLLQASAANATTWLDKIPYVYDDSMKNLAPTIKEFERNTIGRPRPRY, encoded by the exons ATGAAGAAGGACGGAGCTCTGCCTCCCCTCGCCACCGCCAAGATCTTCCTCTGCTTCGAGACCAAGTCCTTCCTAGCCACATTGTTGGGCCTCACTCTCGTCGTCGTGGTGTGGAATCTCCAGCCCTACCACGACAACATCCTCTCCACCACCGGCTGCGCGGCTGCGTCTCCGCCGATAAGATCCTCCCCTCTATTGGATCCCAACAAGCGCACATTCGAAGCTTACGGCAGCGCGGCGGCTCTCTTCGTCCAAATGGGCGCGTACCGCGGTGGCCCGGCCACGTTCGCGGTGGTTGGGCTGGCGTCGAAGCCCACGCACGTGTTCGGCAAGCCCTGGTACAAATGCGAGTGGGTACCCAACAACGGCAACGCCTCAATTCGAGCCAAGGCGTATAAAATGCTTCCTGATTGGGGCTACGGTCGAGCCTACACGGTCGTCGTCGTCAATTGCACATTCGCGCAAAACCCAAACGCCGACAACAGCGGCGGCAAGCTCATGATCTACGCCTACTACGGCGAGTCCCCGCGGCGGTACGAGAAGTTCACCGCGCTGGAGGAGGCGGCGGGAGGCTACGACGAGTCGGATTACAAACCGCCGTATAAGTACGATTACCTGTACTGCGGTTCGTCGTTGTACGGGAACCTGAACGCGAGCAGAATGCGGGAGTGGATGGCGTACCACGCGTGGTTCTTCGGAGCGAAATCGCATTTCGTGTTACACGACGCCGGCGGGGTGTCGGCGGCGGTGAAGGCGGTGCTGGAGCCTTGGATTAGGGCGGGGAGGGTGACGCTGCAGGATATTAGGGCCCAGGCGGAGTACGACGGTTACTACTACAACCAGTTTTTGGTAGTGAACGATTGCCTCCACCGCCACCGCTACGCCGCCAACTGGACTTTCTATTTCGATGTTGACGAGTATATTCATCTCCCCGACGGCACCGCTCTGGAGTCGGTGTTGAAGGATTTCTCCAATAACACACAGTTCACCATTGAGCAGAATGCAATGTCCAGTTCACTCTGCTTAAACGATCCATCTCGAGACTATTCAAG GGAATGGGGGTTCGAGAAGCTTCAATTCAGAGACTCGAGAAGCAGAATAAGGCGAGATCGGAAATACGCGATTCAAGCTAAAAACGCCTACGCCACCGGCGTCCACATGTCGGAGAATGTGGCCGGCGGGACTCTCCACAAAACAGAGAGCAGAATCCGGTACTACCACTACCACAACACCATCACCGTCCACGAGGAGCTCTGCCGCAACCTCCTCCAGGCCTCCGCCGCCAATGCCACCACCTGGCTCGACAAGATCCCTTATGTATACGACGATAGCATGAAAAACTTAGCCCCCACAATCAAGGAGTTCGAGCGGAACACCATCGGCCGACCACGACCACGATACTAA